From Pelosinus fermentans DSM 17108, the proteins below share one genomic window:
- a CDS encoding radical SAM protein, whose protein sequence is MRSPAKMETIQIEVTNACVHACSNCTRLCGHHKNPFFMNWETFERAVASLEGFDGIIGIMGGEPTLHPEFKRFALHLREQHSMKDNLNAARQPLEDFLKYTRNKHNAYRVLNKDKGPGLWTSITKKYYEYFELIQDTFVFQCLNDHRNPSYHQPIMVTRGELGIPDKEWIALRDNCWIQNSWSASITPKGAFFCEVAASLDMLFDGPGGWPIEPGWWKRKPEDFGDQLHWCEMCGVALETFKRNANEEVDDVSPLMYEKLLKMGSPKLKKGAVEVYQPGTEILREGYDDFVRGQYIADVSQKIARDNANLFPKALEGILFCDDLSIADINDIIIKNIKYFDSIVLATSSQLQADSLQQILMKFSNVLVVCLESAQWGQLLNMSIGSLQHHDWIMLLSRGMMLPEDFRERLNGLVFNPGVLYKMGSVPFFNKRAEALLHHGYDGIGKCFEYVEFEKFWDIEKVINLSGLTVGQDGKEEENWRNIVDEDFCNDQGFRVQFETIMLQAVPTKGKIIVTQSASYFLTRALIRLLKETGFEPHVISHERFAHTFEDVLPNMNTHVFNNIEHFDFVALKEHCDSILKEITFSGAVVPYSILNKTAKLDDGYQQIEKVAAYLGGKVVARVNIKRNFVVNNTPNIDSPIINVWKY, encoded by the coding sequence ATGAGATCACCTGCAAAGATGGAAACCATTCAAATAGAAGTGACAAATGCCTGTGTACATGCCTGTTCTAATTGTACACGATTATGTGGACATCATAAGAACCCATTTTTTATGAATTGGGAGACTTTTGAGAGGGCAGTAGCTTCGTTAGAAGGTTTTGATGGTATTATTGGTATAATGGGTGGAGAACCTACCTTGCATCCCGAATTTAAAAGGTTTGCACTTCATTTGCGAGAACAACATAGCATGAAGGATAATCTTAATGCAGCAAGGCAGCCATTAGAAGACTTTCTAAAGTATACGAGAAATAAACATAATGCTTACCGTGTACTTAATAAGGATAAAGGACCAGGATTATGGACTTCGATTACGAAGAAGTATTATGAGTATTTTGAGCTGATTCAGGATACTTTTGTTTTTCAATGTTTGAATGATCATAGAAATCCTAGCTATCATCAGCCGATTATGGTTACTAGAGGTGAGCTTGGTATACCTGATAAAGAATGGATAGCATTACGTGATAATTGCTGGATACAAAATAGCTGGAGCGCTAGTATTACACCCAAAGGTGCTTTTTTTTGTGAAGTAGCTGCGTCCTTGGATATGTTGTTTGATGGTCCTGGCGGCTGGCCGATTGAACCAGGCTGGTGGAAAAGAAAACCTGAAGATTTTGGTGATCAGCTTCATTGGTGTGAAATGTGTGGTGTGGCACTTGAGACGTTTAAGCGAAATGCTAATGAGGAAGTGGATGATGTATCACCTCTAATGTATGAAAAACTGCTGAAAATGGGTAGTCCTAAGCTTAAAAAAGGCGCAGTGGAGGTATATCAGCCTGGTACTGAAATTTTACGTGAAGGTTATGATGATTTTGTACGAGGACAGTATATTGCAGATGTTTCTCAAAAAATAGCTAGGGACAATGCTAATTTGTTTCCAAAGGCTCTAGAGGGTATTCTTTTTTGTGATGACCTGTCTATTGCTGATATAAATGATATTATAATTAAGAATATAAAATATTTTGATAGTATAGTCTTAGCAACGTCCTCTCAATTGCAAGCGGATAGTTTACAGCAAATTCTTATGAAGTTTTCTAATGTATTAGTGGTATGTTTAGAGAGCGCTCAATGGGGACAGTTATTAAACATGTCAATTGGTAGTTTACAACATCATGATTGGATTATGCTTTTATCACGTGGCATGATGTTACCAGAGGATTTTAGAGAAAGGCTCAATGGTTTGGTGTTTAATCCAGGAGTATTGTATAAAATGGGCTCAGTGCCTTTCTTTAATAAACGGGCTGAAGCATTGCTGCATCATGGTTATGATGGGATAGGGAAATGTTTTGAGTATGTCGAATTTGAGAAGTTTTGGGACATAGAAAAGGTTATTAATTTATCAGGGTTAACAGTGGGACAAGACGGTAAGGAAGAAGAAAACTGGCGAAATATAGTTGACGAAGATTTTTGCAATGATCAAGGGTTTCGTGTGCAGTTTGAGACAATAATGTTGCAGGCAGTTCCGACGAAAGGGAAGATCATTGTTACCCAATCTGCATCGTATTTTTTAACAAGGGCATTAATTCGATTGCTAAAAGAAACTGGTTTTGAACCACATGTTATTTCTCATGAGCGTTTTGCTCATACTTTTGAAGATGTCTTACCTAACATGAATACACATGTATTTAATAATATTGAGCATTTTGATTTTGTAGCGTTAAAAGAACATTGCGATAGTATTTTAAAGGAAATTACGTTTAGTGGTGCTGTTGTACCTTATAGTATTTTGAATAAAACGGCTAAACTGGATGATGGTTATCAGCAAATTGAAAAGGTAGCTGCCTATTTAGGTGGAAAAGTTGTAGCCAGAGTTAACATCAAAAGAAATTTTGTAGTAAATAATACTCCTAATATAGATTCTCCAATTATTAACGTTTGGAAATATTAA
- a CDS encoding UDP-glucose dehydrogenase family protein — MKIAMIGTGYVGLVSGTCFAEMGNDVICVDNNAEKIAMLYDNKIPIYEPGLEELVRSNQESGRLTFTTDIKNAIENALVIFIAVGTPTGDDGSADLKYVYEVAASIGQYINGYKIIVDKSTVPIGTADQVKRIICAEQVKKGTEFEFDVVSNPEFLKEGAAIVDFMRPDRVVIGTDNVRTAELMKELYAPFVKNGHPILSMDIKSAEVTKYAANCMLAARISFMNEIGKMCEATGADVTKVRQGIGMDSRIGMAFLYAGLGYGGSCFPKDVKALIKTFESIGIPSELLSAIENINLNQRKIFLDKIYKHFENSLQGKTIAIWGLAFKPNTDDVREAPAITIIEELVKRGVRIKVYDPQAFKTAKQLLGIDNGNIQYEKNQYDVLADADALLIITEWNSFKRPDFEKIKSLLKTPVIFDGRNLYEPLLMKNSGFTYYSIGR, encoded by the coding sequence ATGAAAATTGCTATGATAGGTACAGGCTATGTTGGTCTTGTTTCGGGAACTTGTTTTGCTGAGATGGGAAATGATGTAATTTGCGTTGATAATAACGCTGAGAAAATAGCAATGTTATATGACAATAAGATACCCATTTATGAACCAGGATTGGAAGAGTTAGTAAGAAGCAATCAAGAAAGTGGCAGGCTTACCTTTACTACAGATATTAAAAATGCTATTGAAAATGCGCTAGTGATATTCATTGCAGTTGGTACCCCTACTGGTGATGATGGATCTGCCGACTTAAAGTATGTATATGAAGTTGCAGCTTCCATTGGCCAATATATCAATGGCTATAAAATAATCGTGGATAAATCAACAGTGCCCATCGGTACCGCAGATCAGGTAAAGAGAATTATTTGTGCTGAGCAAGTAAAAAAAGGGACGGAATTTGAATTCGATGTAGTATCCAACCCGGAATTCTTAAAAGAAGGCGCAGCTATTGTCGATTTTATGCGGCCTGATCGAGTGGTGATTGGGACTGATAATGTTAGGACTGCTGAGCTTATGAAAGAATTGTATGCACCATTTGTTAAGAATGGTCATCCAATACTCAGCATGGATATAAAATCAGCAGAAGTAACAAAGTATGCAGCCAATTGCATGCTGGCTGCTCGCATATCATTTATGAATGAGATAGGGAAAATGTGCGAGGCAACTGGTGCTGATGTAACTAAAGTACGGCAGGGTATTGGAATGGACAGCCGCATTGGTATGGCATTCTTATATGCTGGTCTGGGATATGGAGGCTCCTGCTTTCCCAAAGATGTGAAAGCCTTAATTAAGACTTTTGAGAGTATCGGCATTCCATCTGAATTATTATCGGCAATCGAAAATATTAATCTGAATCAGCGCAAGATATTCTTAGATAAAATCTATAAGCATTTTGAGAACTCTTTGCAAGGGAAAACCATTGCGATTTGGGGATTGGCATTTAAACCGAATACAGATGATGTACGTGAGGCACCTGCTATCACGATTATCGAAGAGTTGGTTAAAAGAGGCGTAAGGATTAAAGTCTATGATCCTCAGGCTTTTAAGACAGCAAAGCAGCTTTTAGGAATAGATAATGGCAACATACAATATGAAAAAAATCAATATGATGTATTAGCAGATGCAGATGCTTTGCTTATCATAACAGAATGGAATAGTTTCAAAAGACCAGATTTTGAAAAAATAAAATCACTGTTAAAAACGCCAGTCATTTTTGATGGCAGGAATTTATATGAACCATTATTGATGAAGAATAGTGGCTTTACATATTATTCAATAGGGAGATAA
- a CDS encoding glycosyltransferase family A protein, translating to MIKISAVIPAYNAEKYVEETLSSLIGQTYRLHEILVIDDKSSDNTVTIVERLGAMSSIPIKLICQEKNQGVSSARNRGIMASEGDWILFMDADDIAVAGLVQAEVAYLLTLQKQSADHWVVVYPAYSQINAGGEDISGIMRGQQLTSCNSFGSELVRNQLITPSGVLVNKAAMLEVGNFKIGLKHQIEDWYLWLQLAQRGGGFAYVDEPLVKVRRHNENATKSMSKALGAEMEVLGFYELAVIKQAIFSRDLSSLNNLVDYVSILFKLGEWDLGYEELSKADDAQFASVLFLQGLYCLKKNQILQAKDYLERAVNGNRQNGAALNNLGVAHALLGNMVTAQEYLKEALQKFPGYIDAKKNLQVIDRKSSYQLQDFNITSRELRPVLLSYSE from the coding sequence ATGATAAAGATATCGGCAGTAATACCTGCGTATAATGCTGAAAAATATGTTGAAGAAACACTTAGCAGCTTGATAGGGCAAACCTATCGATTACACGAAATTCTTGTAATCGATGATAAAAGCAGTGATAATACAGTAACTATAGTAGAAAGATTAGGAGCAATGTCTAGCATCCCGATTAAACTCATTTGTCAAGAAAAAAACCAGGGGGTGTCTTCTGCGCGTAATCGTGGCATTATGGCATCAGAGGGTGATTGGATTCTTTTCATGGATGCGGATGACATTGCTGTGGCTGGGTTGGTGCAGGCGGAGGTAGCTTATTTACTAACGTTACAAAAACAATCGGCAGATCATTGGGTAGTGGTGTATCCTGCCTATTCTCAGATTAATGCAGGTGGAGAGGATATATCTGGCATTATGCGAGGTCAGCAGCTGACTTCTTGTAATTCCTTTGGCAGTGAATTAGTACGGAATCAGTTGATAACGCCATCTGGAGTTTTGGTAAATAAAGCGGCAATGCTGGAAGTGGGCAATTTTAAGATTGGTCTAAAACATCAAATAGAAGATTGGTATTTATGGCTGCAGCTTGCACAGCGAGGTGGCGGTTTTGCATATGTAGATGAGCCTTTAGTCAAGGTTAGAAGGCATAATGAGAATGCTACCAAAAGTATGTCCAAGGCATTAGGTGCTGAAATGGAAGTACTTGGATTTTACGAGTTAGCTGTTATAAAACAAGCTATTTTTTCCAGAGATTTATCTTCATTAAACAATTTAGTTGATTATGTAAGTATATTGTTTAAGCTAGGAGAATGGGATTTAGGGTATGAGGAATTAAGTAAGGCAGATGATGCCCAGTTTGCTTCCGTATTATTTCTACAGGGCTTATATTGTTTGAAGAAAAATCAAATCCTTCAGGCGAAGGATTATCTGGAAAGAGCAGTGAATGGGAACCGTCAAAATGGTGCTGCTTTAAATAACTTGGGAGTGGCACATGCCCTGCTGGGAAATATGGTTACTGCGCAAGAGTATTTAAAAGAAGCATTGCAAAAATTCCCTGGATATATTGATGCTAAGAAGAATTTGCAAGTTATAGATAGAAAAAGTAGTTATCAGTTACAGGATTTTAATATTACCTCGCGAGAGTTAAGACCCGTTTTATTGAGCTATTCTGAGTAA
- a CDS encoding UDP-glucuronic acid decarboxylase family protein: MKKILVTGGAGFIGSHLCRRLVNDGYEVICLDNFFTGSKRNIQDLIEKPNFDVIRQDVTQPVKFNVDEIYNLACPASPVHYQYDPIATMKTSVLGAINMLELAQDNGAKILQASTSEVYGDPLVHPQLETYWGNVNPIGIRSCYDEGKRAAETLFFDYHRKCAIPIKIIRIFNTYGTAMHPNDGRVVSNFIVQALSGQDLTIYGDGQQTRSFCYVDDLVAGMILMMNSDPDFIGPVNLGNPGEFTMLELAEMVKAMTQSRSSIIFKPLPADDPKQRKPDITLAQQKLGWIPRISLKEGLTKTIQYFSNLEGL, translated from the coding sequence ATGAAAAAAATATTAGTTACAGGTGGGGCGGGTTTTATTGGCTCCCATTTGTGCCGAAGATTAGTTAATGATGGATATGAGGTCATTTGTCTGGACAATTTTTTTACTGGCAGCAAGAGAAACATACAAGATTTAATAGAAAAGCCTAATTTTGATGTAATTCGGCAAGATGTTACCCAGCCAGTCAAGTTTAACGTAGATGAAATCTATAATCTTGCTTGTCCTGCCAGTCCTGTACACTATCAATACGATCCCATTGCCACTATGAAAACAAGTGTTTTAGGTGCAATAAATATGTTGGAGCTGGCTCAGGATAATGGTGCGAAAATATTACAAGCCTCTACCTCGGAAGTATATGGAGATCCTTTAGTACATCCCCAGTTAGAAACCTACTGGGGAAATGTAAACCCTATTGGCATTCGTAGCTGTTATGATGAGGGAAAACGTGCAGCAGAAACCTTATTTTTTGATTATCATCGTAAGTGTGCAATACCAATTAAAATAATACGTATTTTTAATACCTACGGAACCGCAATGCACCCCAACGATGGAAGAGTAGTAAGTAATTTTATTGTTCAAGCCTTAAGCGGTCAAGATTTAACCATATATGGCGATGGTCAGCAAACACGTTCTTTTTGTTATGTAGATGATTTGGTTGCTGGCATGATATTGATGATGAATAGCGATCCTGATTTCATTGGCCCAGTCAACTTAGGAAACCCAGGAGAGTTTACTATGCTGGAATTAGCTGAAATGGTAAAGGCGATGACACAGAGTCGGTCATCAATTATATTTAAACCACTCCCTGCAGATGATCCGAAGCAAAGAAAACCAGATATCACTTTGGCACAACAAAAACTTGGATGGATACCAAGGATATCATTAAAAGAAGGATTGACAAAAACGATACAGTATTTTAGTAACTTGGAGGGTCTTTAA
- a CDS encoding SDR family NAD(P)-dependent oxidoreductase, with amino-acid sequence MDKPVTLITGTSKGIGKALVEHYVSLGHQVIGCSRNAVEWKIEGAQGNYQHYIADVSDEIAVKAMFSDIRKQYGRLDHLMNNAGIASMNHSILTPLKTVHQVLNTNVVGTFLFCREAAKLMQKKRYGRIINFATVATPLKLEGEAIYAASKAAVITLTQILAKEFGEYGITVNAIGPTPVQTDLIKSVPKDKIDSLLNRQAIKRFGQFHDISNVIDFFLKVESDFVTGQVIFLGGI; translated from the coding sequence ATGGACAAGCCAGTTACTTTAATTACGGGAACAAGCAAGGGAATCGGAAAAGCTCTGGTTGAACATTATGTCTCTCTTGGTCATCAAGTCATCGGCTGCAGCCGTAATGCTGTTGAGTGGAAAATCGAAGGCGCCCAGGGGAATTATCAACATTATATTGCTGATGTAAGCGATGAAATAGCTGTAAAAGCTATGTTTTCCGATATACGCAAACAGTATGGTCGTCTTGATCATTTGATGAATAATGCTGGAATTGCGTCCATGAACCATTCCATCCTTACGCCACTGAAAACAGTGCATCAGGTGCTAAATACGAATGTAGTTGGTACTTTCCTATTTTGCCGAGAAGCAGCAAAATTAATGCAAAAGAAACGTTATGGAAGAATTATAAATTTTGCTACGGTTGCCACTCCTTTAAAGCTGGAAGGAGAGGCAATTTATGCTGCCTCGAAGGCCGCAGTGATTACATTAACGCAAATATTGGCCAAGGAGTTTGGTGAGTATGGTATTACAGTGAATGCCATAGGGCCTACACCTGTACAAACAGATTTAATCAAGTCTGTGCCCAAAGATAAGATTGATAGCTTGCTGAACCGGCAAGCTATTAAGCGTTTTGGGCAATTTCACGATATTAGTAATGTCATTGATTTTTTCTTGAAAGTGGAAAGTGATTTTGTGACAGGACAAGTGATCTTTTTGGGAGGCATTTAA